A region of Toxorhynchites rutilus septentrionalis strain SRP chromosome 1, ASM2978413v1, whole genome shotgun sequence DNA encodes the following proteins:
- the LOC129761676 gene encoding uncharacterized protein LOC129761676, whose translation MATYAYKANPNGHCRLCTDKDKKEDMVACDECDRWFHISCVGLTYLPKKDERWVCPKCMSTEREMMELKVKVRQSVSGDSLQEILQENRAAMEALVKSMRTTRFEAEPGTSSAHNNDSIEGQNQEAEPEWTVYLKRQALMSLPKYGGAAREWPKFKKAFDETTKQGQFNRLENLNRLQTVLYGNAERSVRQLMMDPNNMDQIIDRLEDNFGRPELVYKELLAELTNIKRESRNLITEISEALDNLVCNVSLMDREEFLIDHRLVEEIIRKMPYGLQVKWTEEMYDGAKTLADLNEWLKPHSRTNRLLNGTSRPQPRETSRPQPREINRSQPRDTRPERRFNVNTHQENRSTIIKRNCEACRGNHKLLECTRFKAMKPEKRNELAFKAKVCLSCLAFTNHMMRDCKRAKQCGINGCKFKHHPLIHKSHERESSDSNQSEGQHSPDTQADGEIHNHQQLTKSNVFYQIVPVTLKNNDKIINTFAFLDAGSSLSLIDEEIANKLGLNGRIDPLMLKWTQNVTRNEQNSRRVQVRINGNNEKEYVMKGVRTIKNLQLPEQSFNKEVMEKRYPYLKNLPLSSYSSIRPTILIGLSHSHLLIPFERRMRKPNEPTALRTKLGWFMFGNISSNVQGGHIMVIQQEDEMNKALQKYFSTEDFGVKVVKNLPKSAEEEKAEQILRSTMKYKDGRYEVGLLWKDEETKFPNSYNNAAKRLTTSERTLKKDPELKKWAIETFADYEKKGYIRKLSEEEIMKPISRVYYLPHFIVHNKNKLPPKPRLVFDAAAKIQGVSFNTELLSGPDATTSLFGVLVRFREGAIAVCGDIKEMFHQVRIRAEDQHAQRFLWRDCDSSKKPDVYVMQVMTFGSTCSPSCAQAVKNHNAEKFRKYCPVATEAIIKQHYVDDYLDSFEELDKAAEIVLHVMKIHDHAGFHIRNFVSNSRELLQSLPSERVQISGIKMFEEKDSMTEKVLGVYWNTTSDTLGYQIKLDKLGSDVTQMLRLPTKREVLAFVMSVYDPLGLISNITVHGRILMQRLHIENIDWDDEIPEKLQSDWQHWLEIIESADSVTIPRYILEERTGEVELHTFVDASEKAFCACVYVRSISGNTPHVRLLSAKSRVAPVKPLSIPRLELQAAVLGSRLTKTIIDETRLKIVSKTFWSDSQTVLSWIKSPKQRSVFVMHRVGEILEDNRKNEWRWVPTDENPADEGTKEKLGKSQWFEGPDFLKLSESSWPSIEEKETDEELRETVLVHEELSKLSFIDKYKEYSDWWKLVKNLCVLNRTKERLRRGYIPDIEYKDYQRAENVLYRKMQWEAFPTEMETLFNGGTISSGPLVSYAPFLDEAGVMRSGGRLKKAMSVPWTTRTPILLPQKHPYTYLIVKATHERYFHHGENTVIAALRQKYWILHIRTVLANVKKNCNRCKIRRATPVEPMMADLPHFRTEAHIPPFTNCGVDYFGPFEVAVKRSLEKRWGVIFTCLSTRAVHIEMAENLSTDAFMVVLRNFQNRRGKVTSIYSDNGTNFVGAERELKSLVNEINEKMGKNEAAKMEIQWRFNPPSAPHFGGAWERLIRNVKVALAEILKVWGRSKPSAATLQAAFIQAEFLVNSRPLTHIPVSCIDDEVLTPFHALIGRAGEYAPPYAPTTSQYDTAQWRRIQHYSKLFWNRWKKEYLPTLLKRNKNTQKVEPIKVNDIVLITDDDAPPGKWLKGRVIETFVASDGQVRQAKIQTAKGVLKRPAVKIAVLDIIKGNDPAIN comes from the coding sequence TATAAAGCCAACCCTAATGGGCACTGCCGTCTGTGTACGGACAAAGACAAGAAAGAGGACATGGTCGCATGCGATGAATGCGATCGGTGGTTCCACATTTCATGTGTGGGACTCACATACCTACCCAAGAAAGATGAAAGGTGGGTATGCcctaagtgcatgagcacagaaaGGGAAATGATGGAACTGAAAGTCAAAGTCAGACAATCAGTTTCCGGAGAcagcttgcaagaaattttgcaAGAGAACAGAGCAGCAATGGAGGCTCTGGTAAAGTCCATGAGGACAACGAGATTCGAAGCTGAACCAGGTACAAGTTCAGCACACAATAATGACAGCATCGAAGGTCAAAATCAGGAGGCAGAGCCAGAATGGACTGTCTACCTAAAGCGACAAGCACTCATGAGCTTGCCAAAATATGGAGGTGCGGCCAGAGAATGGCCGAAATTTAAAAAGGCCTTTGATGAGACCACAAAACAAGGTCAATTTAACAggcttgaaaatttgaatcgcCTGCAAACAGTGCTGTACGGGAACGCAGAGAGGAGCGTCCGACAGTTAATGATGGATCCAAATAATATGGACCAAATAATTGATAGACTAGAAGATAATTTCGGAAGACCCGAACTAGTCTATAAAGAACTACTAGCCGAACTCACCAATATCAAAAGGGAGAGTCGGAATTTGATTACCGAGATATCCGAAGCACTGGATAATCTCGTCTGTAATGTTTCTCTTATGGATAGAGAAGAATTCCTGATTGACCACCGATTGGTGGAAGAGATCATAAGGAAAATGCCCTACGGTCTACAGGTGAAGTGGACTGAAGAAATGTACGACGGGGCAAAGACTTTAGCTGATCTCAATGAGTGGCTGAAGCCTCATTCGAGAACCAATAGACTGCTGAATGGCACCAGCAGGCCGCAGCCGCGAGAAACAAGCAGACCGCAGCCGCGAGAAATTAACAGATCGCAGCCGCGAGACACGAGGCCTGAGCGTCGATTTAACGTAAATACGCATCAGGAAAATAGATCGACAATAATAAAACGCAATTGTGAAGCATGTCGGGGAAACCACAAACTCCTCGAATGCACCAGATTTAAGGCTATGAAGCCTGAAAAGCGAAATGAATTAGCCTTTAAGGCAAAGGTATGCTTGAGCTGTCTCGCATTTACAAACCATATGATGCGAGACTGCAAAAGAGCAAAACAATGTGGAATTAATGGATGTAAGTTCAAACATCATCCATTAATTCATAAATCTCATGAGAGAGAATCAAGTGATTCAAATCAGTCGGAAGGACAGCATAGTCCAGATACACAAGCAGATGGTGAGATACACAATCACCAACAACTAACAAAATCCAACGTATTCTACCAAATAGTTCCTGTGACGttgaaaaataatgacaaaatcaTCAACACGTTCGCTTTCTTGGATGCGGGGTCATCACTCTCTCTAATAGACGAGGAGATTGCGAACAAGTTAGGGCTCAACGGAAGAATTGATCCGTTAATGCTAAAGTGGACGCAGAACGTCACGAGAAACGAACAAAACAGCCGTAGAGTTCAGGTACGAATCAACGGCAACAATGAAAAAGAATACGTCATGAAAGGAGTGAGAACGATAAAGAATCTCCAACTCCCAGAGCAAAGCTTCAACAAGGAGGTGATGGAGAAAAGGTATCCATACCTCAAGAATCTGCCGTTGAGCAGTTACAGCAGTATACGCCCGACGATATTAATTGGACTGAGTCACAGTCACTTGTTAATTCCATTCGAAAGGCGAATGAGAAAACCGAACGAGCCCACAGCGCTACGAACCAAACTTGGATGGTTCATGTTCGGCAACATATCGTCCAATGTGCAAGGCGGACACATCATGGTCATTCAGCAAGaagatgaaatgaacaaggctTTGCAGAAATATTTCTCCACCGAAGACTTCGGCGTTAAGGTAGTCaagaatctaccaaaatcagcTGAAGAAGAAAAGGCTGAACAAATTCTAAGAAGTACTATGAAATACAAGGATGGTAGATACGAAGTTGGACTTCTATGGAAAGATGAGGAAACGAAATTTCCAAATAGCTACAACAATGCAGCAAAGAGGCTGACAACGAGTGAGAGAACGTTAAAAAAAGACCCAGAGTTGAAAAAATGGGCAATAGAAACATTTGCGGATTACGAGAAGAAAGGCTACATCCGCAAACTGTCAGAGGAAGAAATTATGAAGCCGATATCAAGAGTGTATTATCTTCCACACTTTATTGTGCACAACAAAAACAAGTTGCCACCTAAGCCAAGGTTGGTTTTCGATGCGGCGGCAAAGATACAAGGTGTATCATTCAACACGGAACTGTTATCAGGGCCGGATGCTACTACGTCATTGTTCGGTGTTTTAGTAAGATTCCGAGAAGGAGCAATTGCTGTATGTGGAGACATCAAAGAGATGTTCCACCAAGTACGAATCCGAGCTGAAGATCAACACGCTCAGAGATTCTTATGGAGAGATTGTGATAGCAGTAAGAAACCTGATGTATACGTAATGCAGGTGATGACATTCGGATCAACCTGTTCACCGTCATGTGCACAAGCGGTTAAAAACCACAACgcagaaaaattcagaaaatattgTCCAGTGGCGACTGAAGCAATCATCAAGCAACACTACGTCGACGATTATTTGGATAGTTTCGAAGAGCTTGATAAGGCAGCAGAGATAGTACTACATGTTATGAAAATTCACGATCACGCGGGTTTCCACATCAGAAACTTTGTGTCAAACAGCAGAGAACTTCTGCAAAGTTTACCCTCGGAACGTGTACAAATTTCCGGAATCAAAATGttcgaagaaaaggattcaATGACAGAAAAGGTACTTGGTGTATATTGGAACACCACGTCTGACACACTCGGCTATCAAATCAAATTAGACAAGCTAGGAAGTGATGTTACACAAATGCTACGTTTACCAACAAAGAGAGAGGTACTAGCTTTCGTGATGAGTGTCTACGATCCACTTGGACTCATCTCAAATATAACTGTGCATGGAAGAATCCTCATGCAAAGGCTGCACATAGAAAATATAGATTGGGATGACGAAATTCCCGAGAAGTTGCAGTCAgactggcaacactggttagAAATTATTGAATCTGCTGATAGCGTAACGATACCAAGATACATCCTCGAAGAAAGAACAGGTGAAGTAGAACTACACACCTTTGTAGATGCTTCTGAGAAAGCATTTTGTGCATGTGTGTACGTAAGAAGTATATCTGGAAACACACCACACGTAAGACTTCTATCAGCAAAGTCTAGAGTAGCACCAGTCAAACCATTGAGCATACCACGCCTAGAGCTACAAGCGGCCGTGTTAGGAAGCCGATTAACCAAAACGATAATAGATGAAACGAGGTTGAAAATCGTCAGCAAAACATTTTGGAGTGATTCACAGACCGTATTGTCATGGATCAAGAGTCCAAAACAAAGAAGCGTATTTGTGATGCATCGAGTAGGTGAAATCCTGGAAGATAACAGGAAAAATGAATGGCGATGGGTGCCAACAGATGAAAATCCAGCCGATGAAGGCACAAAGGAAAAGCTAGGAAAATCACAATGGTTTGAGGGACCTGATTTCCTAAAGCTCTCAGAATCGTCATGGCCTTCCattgaagagaaggaaacagacGAAGAGTTGAGAGAAACAGTGCTAGTTCACGAAGAACTAAGCAAACTTAGTTTCATCGATAAGTACAAGGAATACTCAGATTGGTGGAAATTGGTGAAGAACCTTTGTGTATTAAACAGGACAAAGGAAAGATTACGTCGTGGATATATTCCAGACATTGAGTACAAGGACTACCAAAGAGCTGAGAACGTGCTCTATAGAAAGATGCAATGGGAAGCATTTCCAACAGAGATGGAAACTTTATTCAATGGCGGAACAATATCGTCAGGACCATTGGTCAGTTACGCACCCTTCCTAGACGAGGCAGGGGTAATGAGAAGTGGAGGACgtttgaagaaagccatgtcagTACCATGGACTACAAGAACGCCAATATTGCTCCCACAAAAGCATCCATATACATATTTGATCGTGAAAGCAACACACGAAAGATATTTCCACCACGGCGAAAACACCGTCATAGCAGCATTACGGCAGAAGTATTGGATACTGCATATAAGAACAGTATTAGCAAACGTCAAGAAGAATTGCAATAGGTGCAAAATACGACGTGCAACTCCGGTAGAGCCGATGATGGCAGATTTACCACATTTCCGCACAGAAGCGCATATACCTCCATTTACAAACTGCGGAGTAGATTACTTCGGACCTTTCGAAGTAGCGGTAAAGAGATCGCTCGAGAAGAGATGGGGCGTCATATTCACCTGTCTCTCAACAAGAGCAGTACATATTGAGATGGCAGAAAATCTCAGTACTGATGCGTTCATGGTCGTGTTAAGGAACTTCCAGAACCGAAGAGGAAAGGTCACCAGTATCTACAGCGACAACGGAACGAACTTCGTTGGAGCAGAGCGAGAGTTAAAGTCGCTAGTCAATGAAATCAACGAGAAGATGGGCAAAAATGAAGcagcaaaaatggaaatccagtgGAGATTCAACCCACCTTCAGCACCACATTTTGGAGGCGCTTGGGAGAGATTAATAAGAAACGTCAAAGTAGCACTAGCAGAGATCCTGAAAGTTTGGGGTAGGAGCAAGCCATCAGCAGCAACGTTGCAAGCTGCATTCATCCAAGCGGAATTTTTAGTCAACTCTCGACCGTTGACACACATACCAGTCTCCTGCATCGACGATGAAGTGTTGACGCCATTCCACGCGTTAATAGGAAGAGCAGGAGAGTATGCCCCACCGTATGCACCAACGACCAGTCAGTATGACACAGCGCAATGGAGACGCATTCAACATTATTCCAAGTTGTTTTGGAACCGATGGAAGAAGGAGTACTTACCAACTCTGTTAAAGCGTAATAAAAATACGCAGAAAGTAGAACCGATCAAAGTCAACGACATCGTCTTAATCACGGACGACGACGCACCACCAGGAAAATGGCTTAAAGGACGAGTCATCGAAACGTTTGTGGCGAGCGACGGGCAAGTTCGCCAAGCAAAGATCCAAACCGCGAAAGGTGTCCTGAAACGACCGGCAGTTAAAATTGCAGTACTGGACATTATCAAGGGAAATGATCCAGCCATCAACTAA